From one Halothece sp. PCC 7418 genomic stretch:
- a CDS encoding TIGR04283 family arsenosugar biosynthesis glycosyltransferase, which yields MEKINLSVIIPVLNEAETIAQTVEYLQAPAIEIIIVDGGSSDQTITIAQEKGVKVILSPEPGRAIQMNTGAKYATTETLLFLHADTQLPENYLQLVEKTLAKPKTIAGAFPLKINGKNPLLRIIEKGVNARSRFLEMPYGDQGIFLRKETFEKMGGFPLLPIMEDFQFIRNLKQQGKIRLAPGKALTSARRWEKLGVIKTTLINQMVIIGYFLRIPPTELRQWYGDSHIFFQAIAINLIRMITDPYHRKNRKQEASKKNNKN from the coding sequence ATGGAAAAAATTAATCTCTCTGTGATTATTCCCGTATTAAATGAAGCAGAGACGATCGCGCAAACGGTAGAATATCTCCAAGCGCCAGCCATAGAAATTATTATTGTCGATGGGGGAAGTAGCGATCAAACGATTACAATCGCACAAGAAAAGGGCGTTAAAGTTATTTTATCTCCTGAACCAGGACGGGCGATACAAATGAATACGGGGGCGAAATATGCAACCACAGAGACGTTGTTATTTCTCCATGCGGATACCCAACTTCCTGAAAACTATCTTCAGTTAGTTGAAAAAACCTTAGCTAAACCGAAAACCATTGCGGGTGCATTTCCCTTAAAAATTAATGGTAAGAATCCATTATTACGGATAATTGAAAAAGGCGTGAATGCGCGATCGCGCTTTTTGGAAATGCCCTATGGTGATCAGGGAATTTTCCTAAGAAAAGAAACCTTTGAAAAAATGGGAGGCTTTCCTTTATTACCAATCATGGAAGATTTCCAATTCATCCGAAACCTGAAACAACAAGGAAAAATTCGCTTAGCACCAGGAAAAGCATTAACTTCCGCACGACGCTGGGAAAAGTTGGGAGTAATTAAAACAACGCTAATTAATCAGATGGTAATTATCGGTTATTTTTTGCGGATTCCTCCTACTGAGTTAAGACAATGGTATGGTGATTCACACATATTTTTTCAAGCCATAGCGATAAACTTGATTCGGATGATTACTGACCCTTACCATCGCAAGAATAGGAAACAAGAAGCTAGCAAAAAGAACAATAAAAACTAA
- a CDS encoding DUF4870 domain-containing protein, translated as MNVTTEEQRKLLSIVCHGSSLLTSTVMSIAVPILILVLVDDEIVKENAKEAINFQLNILILFLVSLLLMLVAVGFILVFIVLFASFLFPILAMVRVSNHPNQVYRYGLKKYV; from the coding sequence ATGAATGTTACAACAGAAGAACAACGAAAACTGTTATCCATCGTTTGTCATGGATCAAGTTTATTAACCTCGACTGTTATGTCAATTGCAGTGCCGATCTTGATCTTAGTTTTAGTGGATGATGAAATTGTTAAAGAAAATGCAAAAGAAGCCATTAATTTTCAACTTAATATTTTAATTTTATTCTTAGTTTCTTTACTCTTAATGCTGGTTGCTGTTGGTTTTATCTTAGTTTTTATTGTTCTTTTTGCTAGCTTCTTGTTTCCTATTCTTGCGATGGTAAGGGTCAGTAATCATCCGAATCAAGTTTATCGCTATGGCTTGAAAAAATATGTGTGA